From Pan troglodytes isolate AG18354 chromosome 9, NHGRI_mPanTro3-v2.0_pri, whole genome shotgun sequence, the proteins below share one genomic window:
- the VPS37C gene encoding vacuolar protein sorting-associated protein 37C isoform X2: MALATNRSLAERNLEFQGPLEISRSNLSDKYQELRKLVERCQEQKAKLEKFSSALQPGTLLDLLQVEGMKIEEESEAMAEKFLEGEVPLETFLENFSSMRMLSHLRRVRVEKLQEVVRKPRASQELAGDAPPPRPPPPVRPVPQGTPPVVEEQPQPPSAMPPYPLPYSPSPSLPVGPTAHGALPPAPFPVVSQPSFYSRPLGPTYPAAQPGPRGAAGYSWSPQRSMPPRPGYPGTPTGASGPGYPLGGGRAPSPGYPQQSPYPATGGKPPYPIQPQLPSFPGQPQPSVPLQPPYPPGPAPPYGFPPPPGPAWPGY; this comes from the exons ATGGCACTGGCCACCAACCGGAGCCTGGCAGAGCGGAACTTGGAGTTCCAGGGTCCCCTGGAGATCAGCCGCTCAAACCTCTCGGATAAATACCAGGAGCTCCGGAAGCTCGTGGAGCGGTGCCAGGAGCAGAAGGCAAAGCTGG AGAAATTTTCTTCAGCACTGCAGCCAGGGACCTTGTTAGACCTTCTGCAGGTGGAAGGCATGAAGATCGAAGAAGAGTCCGAG GCCATGGCTGAGAAGTTCCTGGAGGGCGAGGTGCCCCTGGAAACGTTCCTGGAGAATTTTTCCTCCATGAGGATGCTGTCCCACCTGCGCCGGGTTCGCGTGGAAAAGCTCCAGGAAGTGGTGAGGAAGCCCAGGGCTTCCCAGGAGCTGGCCGGCGATGCCCCTCCACCCCGTCCACCACCCCCGGTGCGCCCAGTCCCCCAGGGAACACCCCCTGTGGTTGAAGAGCAGCCGCAGCCACCATCAGCCATGCCTCCCTACCCTTTGCCCTACAGCCCATCCCCCAGCCTGCCTGTGGGCCCCACTGCCCATGGAGCCCTGCCACCGGCCCCTTTCCCAGTAGTGTCCCAGCCCTCCTTCTACAGCAGGCCTCTGGGCCCCACTTACCCGGCAGCCCAGCCTGGACCCAGGGGTGCTGCGGGTTACTCCTGGTCCCCACAGAGGAGCATGCCACCCCGGCCGGGCTATCCTGGGACCCCAACTGGTGCCTCTGGGCCTGGGTACCCCTTGGGGGGAGGCAGGGCCCCCAGTCCTGGTTATCCTCAACAGTCCCCATACCCCGCAACAGGAGGAAAACCTCCCTACCCAATACAGCCTCAGCTCCCCAGCTTTCCAGGCCAGCCCCAGCCCTCAGTGCCCCTGCAGCCCCCTTATCCCCCCGGGCCCGCCCCTCCCTATGGGTTCCCACCACCCCCggggcctgcctggcctgggtATTAG
- the VPS37C gene encoding vacuolar protein sorting-associated protein 37C isoform X1, giving the protein METLKDKTLQELEELQNDSEAIDQLALESPEVQDLQLEREMALATNRSLAERNLEFQGPLEISRSNLSDKYQELRKLVERCQEQKAKLEKFSSALQPGTLLDLLQVEGMKIEEESEAMAEKFLEGEVPLETFLENFSSMRMLSHLRRVRVEKLQEVVRKPRASQELAGDAPPPRPPPPVRPVPQGTPPVVEEQPQPPSAMPPYPLPYSPSPSLPVGPTAHGALPPAPFPVVSQPSFYSRPLGPTYPAAQPGPRGAAGYSWSPQRSMPPRPGYPGTPTGASGPGYPLGGGRAPSPGYPQQSPYPATGGKPPYPIQPQLPSFPGQPQPSVPLQPPYPPGPAPPYGFPPPPGPAWPGY; this is encoded by the exons GTCCAGGACCTACAGCTGGAACGGGAGATGGCACTGGCCACCAACCGGAGCCTGGCAGAGCGGAACTTGGAGTTCCAGGGTCCCCTGGAGATCAGCCGCTCAAACCTCTCGGATAAATACCAGGAGCTCCGGAAGCTCGTGGAGCGGTGCCAGGAGCAGAAGGCAAAGCTGG AGAAATTTTCTTCAGCACTGCAGCCAGGGACCTTGTTAGACCTTCTGCAGGTGGAAGGCATGAAGATCGAAGAAGAGTCCGAG GCCATGGCTGAGAAGTTCCTGGAGGGCGAGGTGCCCCTGGAAACGTTCCTGGAGAATTTTTCCTCCATGAGGATGCTGTCCCACCTGCGCCGGGTTCGCGTGGAAAAGCTCCAGGAAGTGGTGAGGAAGCCCAGGGCTTCCCAGGAGCTGGCCGGCGATGCCCCTCCACCCCGTCCACCACCCCCGGTGCGCCCAGTCCCCCAGGGAACACCCCCTGTGGTTGAAGAGCAGCCGCAGCCACCATCAGCCATGCCTCCCTACCCTTTGCCCTACAGCCCATCCCCCAGCCTGCCTGTGGGCCCCACTGCCCATGGAGCCCTGCCACCGGCCCCTTTCCCAGTAGTGTCCCAGCCCTCCTTCTACAGCAGGCCTCTGGGCCCCACTTACCCGGCAGCCCAGCCTGGACCCAGGGGTGCTGCGGGTTACTCCTGGTCCCCACAGAGGAGCATGCCACCCCGGCCGGGCTATCCTGGGACCCCAACTGGTGCCTCTGGGCCTGGGTACCCCTTGGGGGGAGGCAGGGCCCCCAGTCCTGGTTATCCTCAACAGTCCCCATACCCCGCAACAGGAGGAAAACCTCCCTACCCAATACAGCCTCAGCTCCCCAGCTTTCCAGGCCAGCCCCAGCCCTCAGTGCCCCTGCAGCCCCCTTATCCCCCCGGGCCCGCCCCTCCCTATGGGTTCCCACCACCCCCggggcctgcctggcctgggtATTAG